One genomic region from Halococcus qingdaonensis encodes:
- a CDS encoding TetR/AcrR family transcriptional regulator: MSSSEGGSEPTDTREEIMEATYRALCEHGYANLTMQAIADEFEKTKAVLHYHYDTKDELLAAFLEHLLDRFTSRLDVDSDDPNARLDALVDELLLGLGDERGEDHEFHTALLELRAQAPHNAAFREQLAANYDLLHDMLTTIIDDGIEQGVFHDVDAERLSALIMATMLGGRVHQITLDREAIALDVREALEDEILADLRNEAE; encoded by the coding sequence ATGAGTTCGTCAGAGGGTGGATCGGAGCCGACCGACACCCGCGAGGAGATCATGGAGGCGACCTACCGTGCGCTCTGCGAGCACGGCTACGCCAACCTCACGATGCAGGCGATCGCCGACGAGTTCGAGAAGACCAAGGCCGTTCTGCACTACCACTACGACACGAAAGACGAACTGCTCGCCGCCTTTCTGGAGCATCTCCTCGACCGATTCACGAGTCGTCTCGATGTCGACAGCGACGACCCGAACGCACGCCTCGACGCCCTCGTCGACGAACTGCTGCTCGGGCTCGGCGACGAACGCGGCGAGGATCACGAGTTCCATACCGCATTGCTCGAACTGCGCGCGCAGGCACCGCACAACGCCGCCTTCCGCGAACAGCTCGCGGCGAACTACGATCTCCTGCACGACATGCTCACGACCATCATCGACGACGGCATCGAACAGGGCGTCTTTCACGACGTCGATGCCGAGCGGCTGTCGGCGCTGATCATGGCGACGATGCTCGGCGGGCGCGTCCACCAGATCACCCTCGATCGCGAGGCGATCGCGCTCGACGTGCGCGAGGCGCTCGAAGACGAGATCCTCGCCGATCTCCGCAACGAAGCGGAATAA
- a CDS encoding PQQ-dependent sugar dehydrogenase, whose translation MNPIQHTQDDGSRAVASRRRFLSLTAAGALAGVATAGHGRAQSTRTIELGGKIAGWQGHAPDSIADEENPTLALEAGVDYRITWTNLDGMGHNIALVDENDAVLERTEVMSEQGATQTIEFTAREEMAEYICEPHRSSMRGSVRFGSGASATTDAATTEQAIPTGPTIGLERLVGGFQVPTDMALLPGDDQRVVVDLYGVAQLNEGDQLRDEPFLDLRDRLAEITGERGFLGLAPHPDYEENRRFYVRYSAPPADDAPDEFSHTEILSEFEANEDGTSARPDSERVLLEVDEPRKVHNGGAVAFGPDGYLYTSYGDGGGPRDTGPGHASDWYDRNRGGNGQDVTENLRGSILRIDVDNQDGEKPYAIPDDNPLVGKDGLDEHFAWGFRNPWRMSFNDGELYVADVGQNRYEEIDRVVKGGNYGWNVREGTHCYGTESLSDMPKNCPSRTPPDVRGGEPLHDPVIEYPHARNGETIGISVIGGYLYDGSIDALDGKYVFGDYSKEGDPRGSLFAATPTDDGLWDLERLQVAGAEGGAVEGYLIAIARDADGELFALTSAGELGGAVNRITATEATGTVTTPDGTNATANATGSATSALGTDTADTDATDTDANATAGVRSAAGNGTASGSGGTNGSDGTNGSGNASGTETSGDGAGFGVLAALAGIGGLAARRLRH comes from the coding sequence GTGAACCCGATACAGCACACACAGGACGACGGAAGTCGGGCGGTCGCCAGCCGACGACGCTTTCTCTCGCTGACGGCGGCCGGCGCGCTCGCGGGCGTCGCCACCGCCGGACACGGGCGTGCACAGAGCACCCGAACGATCGAACTCGGCGGGAAGATCGCCGGCTGGCAGGGTCATGCACCCGACTCGATCGCCGACGAAGAAAATCCCACGCTCGCCCTCGAAGCCGGCGTCGACTACCGCATCACCTGGACGAACCTCGACGGAATGGGCCACAACATCGCGCTGGTCGACGAGAACGACGCAGTCCTCGAACGGACCGAGGTGATGAGCGAGCAGGGCGCGACCCAGACGATCGAGTTCACCGCCCGCGAGGAGATGGCCGAATACATCTGCGAGCCACACCGGTCGTCGATGCGCGGGAGCGTACGCTTCGGCTCCGGAGCGTCGGCCACGACGGACGCCGCGACCACCGAGCAGGCCATCCCGACCGGGCCGACGATCGGCCTCGAACGGCTCGTCGGCGGCTTCCAGGTACCGACCGACATGGCGCTACTGCCGGGCGACGACCAGCGAGTCGTCGTCGATCTCTACGGGGTCGCCCAGCTCAACGAGGGCGATCAGTTGCGCGACGAGCCGTTTCTCGATCTGCGCGATCGCCTCGCCGAGATCACCGGCGAGCGCGGCTTTCTCGGCCTCGCACCACATCCCGACTACGAGGAGAACCGGCGCTTCTACGTGCGCTACAGCGCCCCGCCGGCCGACGACGCACCCGACGAGTTCTCGCACACGGAGATCCTCTCGGAGTTCGAGGCGAACGAGGATGGAACGAGCGCGCGTCCCGACTCCGAACGAGTGTTGCTCGAAGTCGACGAACCACGCAAAGTCCACAACGGCGGCGCGGTCGCGTTCGGGCCCGACGGCTATCTCTATACTTCCTACGGCGACGGTGGCGGCCCACGGGACACGGGTCCCGGTCACGCGAGCGATTGGTACGATCGCAATCGCGGCGGCAACGGCCAGGACGTCACCGAGAACCTCCGCGGATCGATCCTGCGCATCGACGTCGACAACCAAGATGGGGAGAAACCCTACGCGATCCCCGACGACAACCCGCTCGTCGGCAAGGACGGATTGGACGAACACTTCGCGTGGGGCTTTCGCAACCCCTGGCGAATGAGTTTCAACGACGGCGAGCTCTACGTCGCCGACGTCGGCCAGAACCGCTACGAGGAGATCGATCGCGTCGTGAAGGGCGGCAACTACGGCTGGAACGTCCGCGAGGGCACCCACTGCTACGGCACCGAGAGCCTGAGCGACATGCCGAAGAACTGCCCGAGTCGAACCCCGCCGGACGTCCGGGGTGGCGAGCCGCTCCACGATCCCGTCATCGAGTATCCCCACGCCCGCAACGGCGAGACCATCGGCATCTCGGTCATCGGTGGCTATCTCTACGACGGCTCGATCGACGCTCTCGATGGGAAATACGTCTTCGGCGACTACAGCAAGGAGGGCGATCCGCGCGGATCGCTGTTCGCGGCCACCCCTACCGACGACGGGCTCTGGGATCTCGAACGGCTTCAGGTCGCGGGCGCAGAGGGCGGCGCGGTCGAGGGCTATCTCATCGCCATCGCCCGCGACGCCGACGGCGAGCTGTTCGCGCTGACCTCCGCCGGCGAGCTCGGCGGCGCGGTGAACCGGATCACGGCGACCGAGGCGACGGGCACCGTGACGACCCCGGACGGGACGAACGCGACCGCGAACGCAACGGGTTCCGCCACGAGCGCACTGGGAACCGATACGGCCGATACCGATGCGACCGATACCGACGCGAACGCGACGGCGGGCGTTCGATCGGCGGCTGGAAACGGCACGGCGAGCGGATCGGGTGGAACGAACGGATCGGACGGGACGAACGGATCGGGCAACGCAAGCGGAACCGAAACGAGCGGTGACGGGGCGGGCTTCGGTGTGCTCGCCGCGCTCGCCGGCATCGGTGGTCTCGCCGCGCGCCGCCTCCGGCACTGA
- a CDS encoding alkaline phosphatase, producing the protein MSERPSTERASSTDDDADDGPNTTRRTFLKGSSAAAGMAALGFQGTEQANANDTDGTDEDDDSGGDDGPTNVILFVGDGQGRAQLDLGRYLKAYRKNSEKFPLNTADVTYNVDRHDAHGSAMTYPDDPEEFVADSAATATAISTGHKTYNGAIAGVENDAGEFVPKQTVLEQARDMGYAVGLVTTARMTHATPASFASHVPSRDEEEKIAKQYVRDSGVDVLFGGARSYFLPDGRENDSANLVAEAKRNGYNYVTTASELDSLDSAPALGLFSESDHLSYTLDRQDNDDSTQPGLGAMAETAIELLEARGGRKGFFLLVESGRIDHAGHSNYPVVAHEQLEADDVIGRLLDYADDSHGETSVITTADHETGGLSLGTGGPYDVNFDVLDGMNASTATVVPQIEEAESRDEVASIMTEQMGVELLDTELDELRAYNTPVAEILNHRIRLGWTSTGHTAENVPTFATGPNAEFFDGTVDNTDIADAIRKRLNGD; encoded by the coding sequence ATGTCGGAGAGACCATCGACGGAACGGGCGAGTAGCACCGACGACGATGCCGATGACGGCCCGAACACGACGCGCCGAACGTTCCTCAAGGGATCGAGTGCGGCGGCCGGCATGGCGGCGCTCGGATTCCAGGGGACCGAGCAAGCGAACGCGAACGATACTGATGGTACCGACGAGGACGACGATAGCGGGGGAGACGACGGGCCGACGAACGTCATTCTGTTCGTTGGCGACGGTCAGGGTCGCGCACAGCTCGATCTGGGTCGATATCTGAAGGCCTATCGGAAGAACTCCGAGAAGTTCCCACTCAACACTGCCGACGTGACCTACAACGTCGATCGCCACGACGCGCACGGCTCGGCGATGACGTATCCGGACGATCCCGAGGAATTCGTCGCCGATTCGGCGGCGACGGCGACCGCGATATCGACCGGCCACAAGACCTACAATGGTGCGATCGCTGGCGTCGAGAACGACGCGGGCGAATTCGTCCCCAAGCAGACGGTACTGGAGCAGGCCCGCGACATGGGCTACGCCGTCGGGCTGGTAACGACGGCGCGGATGACGCACGCGACACCAGCATCGTTCGCCAGCCACGTCCCGTCCCGCGACGAGGAGGAGAAGATCGCCAAACAGTACGTCCGCGATAGCGGCGTCGACGTGCTCTTCGGCGGCGCGCGCTCGTACTTCCTGCCCGATGGCCGCGAGAACGACAGCGCGAACCTGGTCGCCGAGGCCAAACGCAACGGCTACAACTACGTCACGACCGCGAGCGAACTCGATTCGCTCGACAGCGCGCCAGCACTCGGCCTGTTCAGCGAGTCCGACCACCTGAGCTACACGCTCGATCGGCAGGACAACGACGACTCGACCCAGCCGGGACTCGGCGCGATGGCCGAGACGGCGATCGAACTGCTCGAAGCCCGCGGCGGGCGAAAGGGGTTCTTCCTGCTGGTCGAATCCGGCCGCATCGACCACGCGGGCCACTCGAACTACCCGGTCGTCGCTCACGAACAGCTCGAAGCCGACGACGTGATCGGTCGGCTGCTCGATTACGCCGACGACTCCCACGGCGAGACGTCGGTCATCACGACCGCCGACCACGAGACGGGCGGTCTCTCGCTCGGTACTGGGGGGCCGTACGACGTGAACTTCGACGTGCTCGACGGGATGAACGCGAGCACGGCCACGGTCGTCCCACAGATCGAGGAGGCGGAATCGCGCGACGAGGTCGCCTCGATCATGACCGAGCAGATGGGTGTCGAACTGCTCGACACCGAACTCGACGAACTGCGCGCGTACAACACACCGGTCGCCGAGATCCTCAACCACCGGATACGGCTCGGCTGGACGTCGACCGGTCACACCGCCGAGAACGTCCCGACCTTCGCCACCGGCCCGAACGCCGAGTTCTTCGACGGCACCGTCGACAACACGGATATTGCCGATGCGATCCGCAAACGGCTGAACGGCGACTGA